The sequence GAGCTGTACAACTTCACCGACCTGCGCAGCCACCTACAACGCCGCCACCGCTTCCAGTCCGGCACCGACACCGAAGTCGTCCTACGCGCGTGGCAGCAGTGGGGACCTGCCGCCCTCGACCGGTTCGACGGCATGTTCGCCTTCGCCCTCTGGGACGACCGCGCCCGGCAGCTGCACCTCGTGCGGGACCGGCTCGGTGTTAAGCCGCTGTACTACCACCGCGGCAACGGGTTCCTCGTCTTCGCCTCCGAAGTCGAAGCCCTCCTACGTTGCCCCCAGGTACCACGCCGACCGGACCTGGACGCCTTCCACTCGCAGCTACTGTGCTCGTCCACGCTCCAGGTCGACCGGCAACTCACCCTCATCGACCAGGTACACGCCCTACCGCCCGCCACCCACCTCACCCTCGACCACGAGGAATCCGAAACCACCCACACGTACTGGCAGCTCCCCACCCAGACCACCGAACAACGTCCGGCCGACGCCCCGGCGGCATCCACTGAACTGGGCACCCTGTTCCAGCGCAGTGTGACCAGCATGCTCGTGGCGGACGTCCCGGTCGCCGCCTTCCTCAGCGGCGGCCTGGACTCCAGCGCCATCACCGCCACAGCCGCGGCCACCGGCCCGCTCACCGCCATCACCCTCACCCACACCACCGCGGGGTGCCGGCGGGCCCGTGACGCCGCCGACGCCGACCTGCGCTTCAGCAAGCTGCTCGCCGCGCACACCGGCCAGATCACCCACCGCATCGCCGCCCGCCCGAGCACGGTCACACTCGACGACGTCGATACGGTCTGCGACCTCGCGGCGATCGGCGACGATGTCCGGCACGTCAGCATCGCGCACAACTACCGGACCGTCCGAAACCTCGGACTCAAGGTCGTACTCAACGGACAAGGCGCCGACGAAACCATGGCCGGCTACGTCAGCCTGCCCACCTTCGTCAACCACATCCTCGACCTACGCCAGCCGTCCACCGCCACCATCAACTCACTGCCCGGCTCCCGGCAGACCATCGGACTCACCCCCGAAGTCCTCGCCCACCGCGCACGGATGCACGAGCGCGTCCTCGACTTCCACGCCGGACTACCCGGCACCCCGCTGGAACGCGCTCATCGGCTGCTCATGCACACCCAACTCAACCGGGTCGTGCAGTTCGAGGACCACCTCAGCATGCGCTCCGGGGTGGAAACCCGGGTGCCGTTCCTCGACCACCACCTCGTCGAGTGGTGCTTCACGCTGCCCTTCGAACACCACGTCGACCGCCACACCCGGCAAGGCAAAGCGATCCTGCGCGCCGCGCTCGCCGGGATGCTCCCGGCCGCGCTGCTGGCACGGCCGAAGCAGGTCTTCCCCCACCCTGAACCGACCACGCTGCATCGGAGTCTCGCCGCGCTCGTTCGCCTCCACGCCGCCGAGCTGCACGCCGACCCGCTCGTCAACCACCTCTTCACCCTGCCGCCCGGCAACAGACTGTCCGCCCTCCCGACCAAGACGCTCTGGCTGCTACTGACCACCTGGAGATGGCACCACAAACTCCAACGCCCCCACCCCCACCCCGACCCCGCCAGCCAG is a genomic window of Micromonospora tarapacensis containing:
- the asnB gene encoding asparagine synthase (glutamine-hydrolyzing), with product MCGIAGVLRFASGGSSVPGVDEIRAVTAALAHRGPDGGNIWHRREITLGHRRLSILDLTEDGTQPMTRDHLTLVYNGELYNFTDLRSHLQRRHRFQSGTDTEVVLRAWQQWGPAALDRFDGMFAFALWDDRARQLHLVRDRLGVKPLYYHRGNGFLVFASEVEALLRCPQVPRRPDLDAFHSQLLCSSTLQVDRQLTLIDQVHALPPATHLTLDHEESETTHTYWQLPTQTTEQRPADAPAASTELGTLFQRSVTSMLVADVPVAAFLSGGLDSSAITATAAATGPLTAITLTHTTAGCRRARDAADADLRFSKLLAAHTGQITHRIAARPSTVTLDDVDTVCDLAAIGDDVRHVSIAHNYRTVRNLGLKVVLNGQGADETMAGYVSLPTFVNHILDLRQPSTATINSLPGSRQTIGLTPEVLAHRARMHERVLDFHAGLPGTPLERAHRLLMHTQLNRVVQFEDHLSMRSGVETRVPFLDHHLVEWCFTLPFEHHVDRHTRQGKAILRAALAGMLPAALLARPKQVFPHPEPTTLHRSLAALVRLHAAELHADPLVNHLFTLPPGNRLSALPTKTLWLLLTTWRWHHKLQRPHPHPDPASQQPTTTSEATDPDLTSHGTSARRVPAPRGADERTQR